In Columba livia isolate bColLiv1 breed racing homer chromosome 16, bColLiv1.pat.W.v2, whole genome shotgun sequence, the DNA window GCATCACCTGCTGCTTTCTTGGGGACAGTGGTTGCTTTTTGGGGGAGAAAGAGGATGCACAGGACCATGGCTTGGAGGGCTGTTCTGGAAATGGGATAGCTGCACATCCATAAGGCTGTGAGAgtggccaggctgccaagaggGACATGTGTCCCTCGTGCGCTGTTGGGGCAGGGGGACCAGCTGGGTACCCGTGGTGGATGGGGAAACCTGGGTGCATCACTGAGTGCCCAGGGAAGCCCAGGGAGCACCGGTGCTCACcaataaacaacaaaaccccaggCAGCTGCTCGAGGCCTCAGGGAtgggcagcactgcagggggagCTGGCTGCCCAGCACTGTGGGTGCCCTGACACCCCCCAGCAAAGCCAAGCCTGGAGGGACGTGGGCTTCGGTGAGATGGGGAGCATCCTGCCTCATCCCCGTGCCCTGCCAGTGCCCTGGCCGGCTCCCTGCTCCCTCGTTCAGTGCCAAACAGTCTctgggaaatgaaaaataaaacctcatcTTCCCCAGAAGCCCTTCAGGTGCTTTATCGGGTGACCTAGAGGCTCTCGTTCCATGGATGGGGCTGGCATGGTGCGGGCTCCAGGCACAGTGCAGGGGCCATACGAGCCCAGGAAGGCGCGGGCAGTGGCGGTGGCTGCTGTGGCATCCTCTGCCCATTGTGCCAGCATCCCTGGCCACCAGGCCGCCATCCTGCTGGTGCGTGGGTGGTggctctgctgcaggagctgcttttCTGGGAGCTCATTCCCCTCCCCGAGCtgcgggcagggctggagcagtGTTTAGGTAGGGGAGGGCTCTTTTGTgcccctgcctcagtttctccagcCCATCTGTGTTCAGGTGGACACTGTCACAGCCGTGAGTGTGGCCAGCCCTGGCTTtgtggctgtggggacagcTGTGACACGAGGTGGCAGCAGTGGGCTGTGTGCACTGAGCGGAGCCGGACGGCTGCCCACAGGCATGTGTCCCCATGGACAGGGTGTCCCCACAGTCGGGTGTCCCCACATTCAGGGCCACATGGCCACCCGGACGCTGGGCACACCAAcatcccctgtccccaccagaGCATTGGCCAATTCCCTGGTCACGGTGAGGGTACAGCAGGGGGGAGCAATGGGTTTTGCCCATGGTTGGGACCGCCACCCATGTGACTTGgaggggatgggggacatgACTCCCTGGGGGTTTCTCTGGGAGTTCCAGCGCTGTTGGGGGTAGGGGGATGCAGGGAGTGGGGGGCAGGGGACACTCCAGGGTCCTTGTCCACCCCCTGCCAGGGACTCTGCTTGGGGGTGAGAGCAAGGGGCTGCAGGGcgtgctgctgcttttgtgggGTCCCACCAGGGCCTGTGGATGTTTAGCAGGATCAGTCCTGCTGCCTCCGTGGTGGGTTTTGCAAGGGTTTGGATTCGAGTTTTCCCCCTCTCATCCCAGCCACCATCCCCAAATATAACAACAATCCCCACAACATCCCACCAGCATCTCAATGGCCCTGCGGGGGTGTTGTGATGGTCCCGTCAGGACCCAGTGACTTGTGCGCTGGTGTGAGTGGGACAGTGGCTCGGGCCAGGGTGACTCACTGCCTTCTTCTGCGTCAAGGCTGGAGCAAAGTCCCCTCCCTTCTCCGCCGACTCGTCAGCGCCTTCCTAGATAGAGCAATAATCGGCTCTGTTTGTTACCttgcctgtgcaggcagcaaCAGGGAAGCGCCGTGTGCTGCCTGTAAACCCATTTGGCATCTCATCCCggctgcctgtgcaggcagaaAATAGGGGAGGATGCATCCAGTGCTGCCAGTTTGGTGTCTGCGTGCTGGTGGGAGATGTGTGCCGGCATTTGCAGGGGTTTGTAAGCACTGGTGTACTTGCCGTGAGCTCACCGTGAGCTTACTGTGCGCACCGGGAAGGGGAGAGGGGGCCCGGTGCCGCGGCAGGAATGAGCGcatggaaaggaaggaaagagtgaaggaagaggctgaagggagggaggggaaaagtgAGGTCGCAATGCCGGTGGAATCACAGCAAAAAAACAGCCggaaaaaggaaacaaggcCCTGAAAAGTCAAATAAAAATAGCAGCGAGGCGAACTCAAGTGTGCAGCACATGGGAGTGAGCGCATTTCCTTCGAGGGCAGCACTGCACGCTCCTGCCTGCCCCGGGGGGGCCGCTCTGATGTGGCTCCAGCAGCCGCTGCCGCCGTGGTCTCCCCCGTGCTGTGGCAGCCGGTCGGTGCCCGGGCAGCCCCCACCTCACCCATGGTGTGGGCAAGGTTGCCGTGTATGCTTGGGCACGCTATGGGTCAGGATGTGCAAAGGTTGCACACGTGTGTGTTAAAACCTGGGGGGAGCTCACCGGCCGTGCCCTCGCCCCCCCGCCCTGTGCCATGCACCGCCGGCTGATGGCCTTGCCAGATGCATCCGAGCTCTGTGCAAACAGCTCGATCACAGCTTCCTCCCCGCGCTGCTTGTTTTGCAATCATGGCGGGGCCTGCAGGGAGATGGGGGTCTGTGGGGGGGCCcgtggggatggggacgggtATGGAGATAGGGGTGTGTTCTCCCTACCAGGACCAGCGTCCTGCATTCCTACCTGGCTGCAGGCTGAGCTCGAAGACAGGAGCAGACCCCAGCGTGCCCAGCGGACCATGCCCAGGGACCTTGCCGGGGGACGGTGGCTGCCATATTTCTGCAGAGCCAATGCTGGAGGCACGTTTCGCCCCTTTGGGCCATCACCATTCCATCCAAATGCAGCTGCCCCAGAGCTGTCATCATTTCAGGGTGCCAGCAACCCCCCTGGCCATTGTCCGGGTGTCCCTCACCCATATGGGCCCCCTGTTTCTGTCCTCATCCCCCTGGCAAGCGGGGCCGGTCCCCTGGCTGCCccggtgctggggggcactggcACACGCAGGCTGTGTCTGACAAAGCAAAGCAGCGTTTTTTTGttctctcccatctccctgCAGCATCGTAAAGCTGTTGAAAGCCTAGATTTACGGTGTGATAAACACTGGGGGCTCTGCTGAATATTTTACTGCTCCATCCTTTGGAGAGCAACTGGTTTGGAGGAGCGGGGAGAGCCGGGCGCGGGGCGGCACCCCCAGCGGCATCACTGCCCGGCTCCAGCTGGAGGACAGCGGGTcctgggggacagggacggTTGGGAGTGGGCTGCGCTGTGGTCCACGTGGGTCCTGGAACCCCCCACCACGGGACGCCGGGTGCCTGAGCCCCTCCAGGCAGTGGGAACGTGCTGAACCCCCATTTCCTGGGCCCGTTACTGGTTTTGAAGGCATCTGCTGAGCAGATTGTGGTACGGTGTGCCTGTGCCAGGACATGCCAGCCGAGAGCAGGGGTGCGCCCAGCCCGGCTCCGGCTGCTCGCCCTCCCCGTAGGTGCCGCGGGCTGCTCGGCGGGAGGCTGATCCcgctggggagggctgggggaggctgggaagcagctctgccctgctccaCCGCCTCCGCCAGCAAGAAGTTTACAGCCGCGAGgagtgtgcatgtgtatgtgaGTGCAAGTATATGTCTGTGCATGCATgcacatatgtgtgtgcatgtgaacatgtgtgtgtgtgcatgtgattATGGGTGTGTGcatgggggtgtgtgtgtgcatgtaggTGTGCATGCAGTTTTGTGTGTGCAGGAGTGTGTGCATGTGCCTATGTGTATGGGTGCATGCATGTGATTATGGGTGTGTGCATGTGATTATGGGTGTGTGCATGGATGCGTGTGTGCATGGAGGTGTGCACGtcattttgtgtgtgcatgcgtgTGCACGAGTGTGTGTGactatgtgcatgtgtgtatgggTGCATGCATGAGATTATGAGTGTGTGTGTACGGATTTCCCTGTGCGCATGGGTGTATGCatgcttgtgtgtgtgcacggATGCGTGCATCCAGGTTTTTGTCTGTGCATGAGTATGCGTGCATGTGCATGcgaatatgtgtgtgtgtgcgtgatTCCTTTCCATGGCTGCTTCCTGAGGGATtggctgcagcccctggcacCCTCCTCCTGGCTGCCGGAGCCGGGCACGGGGGCCACCAGTGGGACGGGATGCCGGGCTCAGTGAGTCGCCAGCTCGTGCCGAGGCTGATGCTGCCGGTCCAGGTCCTGATGGCATTGTGGCTCCCTGGGCGGGCGCTGGCTCCAGTGGCTCTTGACGCCTGGCAGGAGCCGGGAGCAGCGAGGGACCCGGCTCCAGCACCAGCGCAGGGCCTGGCCACCCCAACCCGCCGAGGAGCcggggggctgctggggctccGCTGGGGACTGAGGGGGGCACCAAGCTTCCCCCCACCGCTGtggccccccagccctgctgctcagCCCACAGCATCCTGCGCCGGGGCCCATTGTTCGTCTGTGGGGCATGATTCTTTTGTCAGAGCTTGGTAATATTTTATTCTAACAATTAACCAAACCCGCCCGGGCTCTCGAGCCTGTTTGTGATTATTGGAGGGCAAATTCCCCAGCCTCGCTCCCTCGTGGCGTGGCTCCGCCTGGGGAGGGGATCCAGCCCCTTTCTCACTGCCACAAGCTTGGGGACCCCCAACCGCGCCAAGAGCCCCCCACTCCTGCAGCTGGCGCTGGGGGGGTTCAGTGGCCATGACCCCCTCGTGAGCCTGCAAGCATCGCCGACATTGTCTCTGTGGCAGCAGGACCATGGTGGTGCAGGGGCAGCGGTGACTCATAGTGGGGGGGATGTGAATCACAGCTTCGCTCCCCGGGCAGGATGCGGCCCCGGGCTCACAGCTTGCCGCATGCAAGCGCTGGACCGCAGGCTTTGTCCTCGGTGGGGTGGCAGCAGCTCGCTGCCCGTCTGGGATGGGATGGGCCGGGATGGGGCTGCTGCTCTTCCTTGGGGCCCCCCAGCATCCTGGGATGCTGGCACAGCTTTCGCAGCTTCAGCTTTGGGGTGGGATGAGGGTGCTTTAGTGTCTGGGTGATCTCTCTGAGGGTCCTTTCTGTGCTCAGGCTGGGTCTTCATCACCACTTGCTGCACCAGTGGTAAAAAAAGCTGCACCTCCCTTTGCAGCATATCCCAGAGAGGAGTTTGTCCAGAATGGGTTGTCAAATCCCTGTGAGATCCTTCGCTCGGGGCCAGCTCAGCTCATCCCACCTCACCCCACTGCTGTGTTCCCACAGATGCTGAGACCCCAGCCTGGTACCGTGGCTGGAGCCGCGGCTGGAGCCGGCAGCTCTCACTGGTGCTGCCTGTTCTgggcagaggagctggagctgagcGTCAGGACGGGCACTGTGGGTGATGCCACCCAATGGGAGtgaagcagctggtgctggtgccCTGTGGCGGGGCTGTCCAGGTCAGCTGGGGGTTGTTATCTGTGCTGGGGGAGACAACCCTGGAGGTTTTCTATTCAGTTGGATGGATAGAGGGAACCTGGGAGCAGCCGGGACACAGAGGGGGTTCACAGCCGCAGGGCGGGAGGACAGAGGAGGGACTGGTGCCACAGTGCTGCCTGGCACTGCCAGCATCCTCGGTGGCTGGGGCCAAGTGTAGGCAGGGAGTGGGCACAGGCAGCGCGTCTGTCCTGCGGCTGATGGGGTAGAAGGGACCAACCCCTGAGCTAGTCCTCCGGCCCTGGCCAGTGCCTACACCTGCTCCTTCAGAGCCAGAACTTCTTCCTCAGCTGTGCTGCATGGCCCCTGGCTCCCAGCTTGATCCATCATCTTAAAATACAGCGAGTCGTCAAGGCAGAGCCGCTCGGGCGGCTGGGCCAGGCAGGGCAGCCGGAGTGCAGCACCGGTGAGCAGCCCAGTGACCAGTGAGCCACCGACGGCCACTGCCAGCCCCGCCACCTGGCACAACGCCTGCCCACCCgccccactgtccccccacTGTCTCCATGCTGCCTCGCTGGCATTGCCCCTGGTGTGGGACACCTGGGACCTAGAGGTGTCCTCAGATGCTGCCAGGATGGCCACAGCGCTGGCTGCAGCACCCAGGATGCCAGGCAAGCCATGGAGGTTGTGGATGCCACACTGGTCCTGGAGCAGGAGCTTTCTGGCGAGGAATGGGGTGAGGAACCTGAAGCCAAGGACACACACCATGGCtgagaggctgcccagggtgagGGCAGCCACCGGTGACACGGCCATATTGGCCACTGCACCAATGGCCACCCCTCCAGCTAGGCTGCCATTCTGCAGGTCGCCAGGGCTGAGCTTGCCATCCCTCTCCAGCAGGCTGGAGGCCACCACTGTTGTCAGGGCGCTGGCGCTCATGGCCAGGAGGGTGTTCAGGATGGCGCGGTTCTGGGCATCTCCTGGTTGGCAGAGGACGGCCACAAAGCTAGGCCAGAAAACCCAGAGGATGAGGGTCCCCACTAGGGACATGAGGTCAGATCGGGGTGTCGGGGTCTCCTTGGGGTGCACCGGCCACCGTACTGCCCCAAACAGAGCCCTGGACACACCAAGGCCAAAATAGCATGAGAAGACATGGATTGTGATGGTGCCCCCCACATCCAGGACACCCAGCCGGGTGACGATGGCCCACTCGCTGGCAAGGTAGACAGGGACTTCACAGGTGGCCACGACGAGGAGCTGGCAGGGGCTGGtcctccccaggacagcccccacGGAGATGAGCACCGTCACGGCAGCGAACTCGGCGGCGAGGAGGTTGTGGAGGTCCAGGTGTACCTGGCCGTGGTGGAAGCGATGGAGCAAGCCCTGCAGCACCAGCGCCCATTGCGTGGAGAAGTTGAGCAGGAGGAAGTTGTGGGTGAGGACACTGAGCCCGTAACGGGGTAGGAATGTCAGCAggagccccagccccaccaccagCATCACCTGGATGTCCTGGAAGAGGGGGAAGATGCTGTAGAGCTGGTTGGCCACCACACTGGCATCCTCTGCCTGCACCGCGGGCTCATCGTAGGTGACGAAGAGGGCGAAGAAGAGGAGCAGGACACCCTGGAAGAGCCCCAGGGAGAGAGGCAGGAGgcggtggggacaggcagggggtGACACAGCCATCCCAGGGTGGACAGGAGGGGACGGTGATCGGTGGGGCAGCTGGGCATGGGGcggcagcacctgcaggacgaGCTCCCCTTGTTTCTACATCAGGGTTTTATGGCCACAGTTAATTTTTAACTGAAGATATAAGTTTATGTGCCAGAAGAGGAGCTTTTTCCCCTACCCTTCTTTAAACACAACACCCATAAATTACCCACGTGCTCTTGTTTGGTCGCCATAAAAAGTAGATGTGGGGGGGTCAGGATTTTGAAGggaaacaagagaaaacagcCATGGGGCAGAGCGGGGAATAAGGACAATCTGCAAGGAGCCATCTGGGGATGAGGGTACCAGGGCACACACCCCCACTTAACCCATCCCAGGAATGGGGACCAAGTCACTGAAGTTTCCAGAACAATGCTGGAGCTCAGACCCCCCCAGatcccagcctggctctgccGCATCCCACCCGGAGTTGACTCcggcaccaccaccaccccacaCTATGGGATGATGCTCGTTTTGCTCGGCAGTTGCCCGGATTTTGTGAAGCACCAAAAAGCTCTGAAATCAGGGCCGAGAAGGTCGTTTTCTCACAGGTTTGCATTGGCTTGAATGGCTGGAAATTCATTAACAATTAGTGCGCgagaaaaacaaagcccagagcagccAAGCAGCTACCCCGAAGTTTCTGGGTTGCTGCTTAGTGTGACATTTTGCCAGTgaatgtctggaaaaaaaaaaataaaaaaaaatatatgagaaCCACAAGAACAAAAGGCAGAAGGGTTGGTAAATATTTGTTCCAGAGAGAAGATATTTTTGTGCTGTCCCTGATCTCAACACCCCTGCCGCGGGCGCTGGCTCCGCGCCGCTCTTCGTCATTGTTACTGGAGGATGAGGCAGGCGAGGGCGCAAAATGGGAAACAATTGTTGAATAATCTGCGCAAGGCTCCTCTGCCAAACCCTCCCCGGCCATTTTTCATCCCAAAGATGCTGGAAAATGGGGACAAGGTATAGGAGGAGGAGGTGCTTTGAAGGCAGTGCCGTTGGGGTTTAAGAAGAGTTGTGTTGTGCCCAAGCCATTGCCAAGGGCAGCGAAGTGGGGTGAGAACCGTGGGTGGAGGTTTGCGGGATGGACTTGGGATATTTGTCCATCCATAATGTGTCCCTGGTGATGCCAATGGCAGCGGGTGCTCCTGCTGCCCAAGGAAACAGGGGCAATGGGTGTGGATGCAAGCACAGCCTCCCCCACCTCTTGCTCGTGtaaaaaaggcacagaaaggCAACTTCAGCCCTCTGACCTTCTTCCTTGGCACGCCATGCCAGCCCGCCAAAGGGATTTTCAAGGGGAGAGCCTGGTGCAGCAAAACCTCTTTGGTTGATGGTGGGTGATGCTCGGAGCAGGGAGTGCTCTTCAAATGAAggagctgggctgctcctcAGGGCCTGGGGAAGCGTTTTGGCCCTGACCAAGCAAGGGAGCCACATGAGAGCAAGGGCAGGGTTTCCCCGGCAAGCTGGACAGCGGGTGCTCGGGGCTGCATGCTCATCCCTGTGCGCTCGCTCCCCTCccgctgccctgcagcagctcagcctcccccttctccccttcccactTTGGttcagggctttttttaaagtgagtttcaataaaacactgaaagaaaaagcttttgaaaaggtcttctgaaaagcagagtGCCTCGAAGATTGCCAAGTGATGGCAAAGTGCCTcctgtgaggaggaggaggaagatgctgAAGGAGATGTATCCTCCTGGAGCATGTCAGCACTGCCAGATCTGCTGGAAAGAATAAGCATCATGTCAGGAGGTTTGGGATGTACAAGCCCTCCTGCATCCAGCTTGCTGGATCAGAGATGGTGACATGGGATGTGGCAGCGTGGGGACAGGGGTGTTTTAGGAGGTGACATGGCTCCTTGTCTCGGCTGGCGAGCGATAGGGAGTTGCAGGCTCAGCAGGATGTCCTTGCATACGTGCTGTTTTTCCACCTGTGAATCTTGCCCTGGCAGCACTCAGGGATTGGAGGTGTTTATCTGGGCTCCCAGAATGGCAGAAACCAATGGAGGGGTCCCCACAAGACCCACAGCCCCCACATCCCtcccaccagcatccccagaTCTGCTGCATCCACCGCCAGCGCACAGACACACATGGGGACTGGAGACAGCCACTACCACATTCCTTTGCCGAGCCCTTctcttgggaaaaaaaccaccaccgtCAGCCTCCTCAACCCCAAATGAGATGAGATGCAAAAAGCAGTGATGTCCAAGCACGCCCCAGACCAAAGACCCTGCTGGCgtgcagattaaaaaataacttttatggTACCCATAAAAGAAGGTCGAAGTTTCAAGAGGTCGCTGGGAAGGTGAAAGTCCCCCCCATCCTGGAGCACCCCTGAGGGTAGCAAATGATTAACCGCACGGTGCAGGGTACGCCGGTGGGATGCTGCGGTGCTGGGGGGGGAACTGGTGTCGGGGGGACAGTCTGATCCCTCCAGTAACATTTTCCAGGCTTGGAGAATTTTCTTTCGGCACCAAAGGAGCGAGGCTTGGGGATGGAGGAAGCATCTGGCGcgggccggggcagcggggaggCGAGCATTGAATTCCACCCCCCACGTCCCCCTTTCACTGTGTGGGCAGTTGTTTTATGGCAGAAGGGGCTGGGGAACCATTTTAGCATGGATCCACGCTGAGACTGCTCGAGGAGTTCCCCGCTGAGGGCTGGAtacaaagaaaagctgaattaaCCGAGGGTCATATAAGGCAACAGGATCTGACAGATCCGAGCCAATATACGCTGGCAACAGCCAGTCCGTGGCACTGTGAGAAAACACTCCTGCAAATTTAACAAATCCCTACGGTCTAGAAAGTCATGTACAAGAAATTACTAATGAAGGGATCTAGTCATATCTGGATTTCCAGACGTTGGTCGTGCTCCCACCGCGTTCTTTGCAGGCCATATAAGTCCATGGATCTGAATCCCGGGCgctggagaagcaggaggaTTGTTCCGATCGGCTCGTCTGACCTCCTGCGTCAGCTCCCGGCGAGGACGGGACGGATGCTCAGCCctgccgggcggcggcggccggatCCTGCGGCCCTGCCGCCCTCGGGTGGGATGGAGGTGCCCAAAAATGAGTGTGAGGTTTGGGGACACCGTGGTGGCacaggggtgtccccccccatgGTGATGCCCTGGCACCCCGGGGATGGGTGATGGGGACCTgctggagggagcaggaggTTCATCCCCTCGGCTGGAGCACCTCAAAAATCCCCATTCTCTAAAAATTCTGCTGCAACCCATGGAGCTGCATCTGCTCCAGCCTCTCTGTAGGTCCTACATACACACTCGCCTGGTGTCTGAGCGAGCTGAGAGCGAGCACCGCCAGAGCTTTAAAAGCCCAAATCCAGCTCTGGCCCCAGGAGCTGCGGTGCCGAGTGTCAGGAGGTGGGTGGGGGACCAGtccctcctgcccagcccctCACAACCAGGTCCtaccggggcgggggggacacaAAGCCGAACAGACGTCACAGCGGCATCACGCGGTCCGAGCGGCCTTCTCCATCTTGTTAGCACATTGTGTAACACAACATGTGGAGGCGCTGGGACCGCACACACATGCACTCCCCGACAGCCCAACCGgggggaaaagaggagaaaaaaaaaaaaaagaaaaagaaaaaaaaaaaaggaagcaatttaAGCTTTGAatctttctctttaaaatgttctCATGGCTTCATTAGAATTTGCAGCCACAGAGGCTTTGAAGAGCATGGTATAAGGAGTGAAACATCTGGAAAAATTAGGattaatgaaaacataattCCCAAGACTAAAGGAAAGATTAATCCTGCGTTACCACTTGTGTGTTCCACAGCTTTTCCCCAGCTCGTAACACTGAACTTATTAAATCGCCCTGAGctgagttttcctttttctctctctctctcttccctatTGAGCCCAATGGAAGTGACTGATGCTGAATCTGACGATAAGGACTGTGCCGAGCAGCGTGGGGACATCGCCTGCCCCACGCCCAGGTGGGCACCCATGGCCTGCCGGACCATGGGTGGGGTCCCACGGGGTGGGGGTCCCATGGAGTGGGGGTCTCATGGGATGGGTgtcctgtgggtgctgggggtgtcTGTGCTGGCGCG includes these proteins:
- the LOC102096959 gene encoding ammonium transporter Rh type A-like, whose product is MAVSPPACPHRLLPLSLGLFQGVLLLFFALFVTYDEPAVQAEDASVVANQLYSIFPLFQDIQVMLVVGLGLLLTFLPRYGLSVLTHNFLLLNFSTQWALVLQGLLHRFHHGQVHLDLHNLLAAEFAAVTVLISVGAVLGRTSPCQLLVVATCEVPVYLASEWAIVTRLGVLDVGGTITIHVFSCYFGLGVSRALFGAVRWPVHPKETPTPRSDLMSLVGTLILWVFWPSFVAVLCQPGDAQNRAILNTLLAMSASALTTVVASSLLERDGKLSPGDLQNGSLAGGVAIGAVANMAVSPVAALTLGSLSAMVCVLGFRFLTPFLARKLLLQDQCGIHNLHGLPGILGAAASAVAILAASEDTSRSQVSHTRGNASEAAWRQWGDSGAGGQALCQVAGLAVAVGGSLVTGLLTGAALRLPCLAQPPERLCLDDSLYFKMMDQAGSQGPCSTAEEEVLALKEQV